GCCGCATAGCATCAGTAGAACTACGTAGATTTGGCGGCCTTCAGCGGCTCGACGGCCGCCAGCGACTCAGATGCGCTCGAGGATCGTCCCCGTCGCCAGGGCGCCGCCGCAGCACATCGAGACCAAGGCGGTCGTCTGGTCGGAGCGCTCCAGCTCGTGCAGAGCGGTGGTGATAAGGCGGCTGCCGGTGGCGCCCACGGGATGGCCGAGGGCGATGGCGCCGCCGTTGACGTTCACCTTCTCCATGTCCGGCTGGTGGACGCGCGCCCAGGACAACACGACCGATGCGAACGCCTCGTTGACCTCGAACAGGTCGATGTCACCCATGGTCATGCCGGCCTTGGCCAGCACCCGCCGGGTGGCGTCGACCGGGCCGTCGAGGTGGTAGTAGGGCTCGGAGCCGACCAGGACCTGGGCGACGATGCGGGCCCGCGGCCGGAGCCCGGCTGCGCGGGCCCGCTCCTCGGACATCCACAGGACAGCGGCGGCGCCGTCGGAGATCTGCGAGCTGTTGCCGGCGGTATGGATGCCGCCCTCGCGGACGGCGTTGAGCTTCGCCAGGCCCTCGGCCGTGGTGTCCCGAGGACCCTGGTCACGGTCCACGAGCCGGCGGCTCCCGATCGGTCCGTCGGGGCCGACCTCGGGCGCCTCGACTGCGGCGATCTCCCGATCGAAGCGTCCCTCGGCCTGGGCACGCGCCGCGTGCTGCTGGGACGCCAGGGCGAGCGCGTCGACATCCTCGCGGGTGATGCCCCGACGCTCGGCGATGCGCTCGGCCGCCCCGAACTGGTCGGGCATGTCGGCGGGATAGCCCTCCGAGCGGGGTATGCCCGGGCCGTTGAACACATTCATGCCCAGGCCGACCCGGCTCATGGCCTCGATGCCGCAGGCGATGCCCACGTCGAGCGCCCCCGCCGACACGAGCCCGGCGACGAGGTGGTTGGCCTGCTGCGAGGAGCCGCACTGGCAGTCCACCGTGGTGGCCGCCGTCTCGAACGGCAGCCCGGCACCGAGCCAGGCGTTGCGGGTGACGTTCGAGGCCTGCTCGCCGGCCTGGGTGACGCAGCCGCCGACGACCTGCTCCACGTCGGCGGGGTCGATGCCCGCCCGCTTGATGACCTCGACCTGGGCGGCGGCGAGGATGTCGGCGGCGTGCATGCCCGAGAGCACACCGTTGC
This genomic interval from Acidimicrobiales bacterium contains the following:
- a CDS encoding steroid 3-ketoacyl-CoA thiolase; translation: MGQPVIVEAVRTPIGKRNGVLSGMHAADILAAAQVEVIKRAGIDPADVEQVVGGCVTQAGEQASNVTRNAWLGAGLPFETAATTVDCQCGSSQQANHLVAGLVSAGALDVGIACGIEAMSRVGLGMNVFNGPGIPRSEGYPADMPDQFGAAERIAERRGITREDVDALALASQQHAARAQAEGRFDREIAAVEAPEVGPDGPIGSRRLVDRDQGPRDTTAEGLAKLNAVREGGIHTAGNSSQISDGAAAVLWMSEERARAAGLRPRARIVAQVLVGSEPYYHLDGPVDATRRVLAKAGMTMGDIDLFEVNEAFASVVLSWARVHQPDMEKVNVNGGAIALGHPVGATGSRLITTALHELERSDQTTALVSMCCGGALATGTILERI